The nucleotide sequence gcgtcggcgcaatatgtcattttcttccattttcccctgtcactcgtcatactgacactcacgcatgcattgcaagccggacacataacttaatatggcatcataatactttatttggtaataagcctaattttatggcaatcacagtgacttatttaggcaaaaataatacattaatttggtcgtcaagagttggtgatcatttactaaatttggtggtcgaatacaatttaaagtgaagtcgtgactaaaatagctggtactattacatttttacactttatttttctggtgttgagtagatatttctggttgcaaaacttagggtatcaaagcattttatggtggtcattatatttgttcccgttCTTTATCTCTATTTAAGACTAGCTGTTTCATGCGATCCCATCTGTATCTTGATGGCACTACTTCCCAAACTGGGAAGCCTAGTAGCTTTTGTCTTTTCACACACCCTAGAcatctttataaaaaatatccaaGTAGTTTTGATGTGATAGTGATAGCCTGACAAACAGACCGGTACCACAGTACTAGCAAGATGAGCTTTTATAAAATGGGACCCCAATATGccactatttaaaaaaatttatgaatacataattGAGATATAATCTTAAAGTagactataaataaaatgtatttttaatacttttagaGATAACTGACATGAACAGGAAGCCATGCTTCCTATGGTTTTTTGTAATCTGCTAGTAAACCTATATTAATATGTGACTTAGTAAAATTTACACTGCAGTCATAATAGATTAGTCATCCAAACAAGTTAATAAAAGATAAAATCTCTGACTGGGAACTTAAAATAGCTTTTCTAAGCTAAGGAATGATGAATTTTGTCATATTGTAATCTGAAGTGTGCCTTTTAATAGGAAAACACACAAAATTAACTGTTGATTTGATGACAATTTAgctaatatttcattttttggAAATCTTATATTACTATGGTGAATAAAAGATCTAACTTTAGATGTTGATCATACATAATCAAAGGGGTTTAGCATGATGACACGAAggtgaaaaaaaaatttgagCATCATGCTTGGTGGTAACCATGGGAGTTACTTGGATCTAGtctataatataacaaaaaggaaccgttttgtgtttatttgttcATAAACTAAGGGCACCAACACTactgaaacaatttaaaaaatctttcactgtgagaaagctacactattacCAGGCAACatagacaatattttaaaaagttcctGTTGCAGCTACACAGTTAATAGCTAACAGCTAGTAGAGAATAAAATGTATGCTGATTACTGATAAAAAATTACAGTCTTCTTGTTGATctgaaaaacttaaatattatgctaactatagttcggccattcagagaatgcgttcctgacacgtcgcgattgaactgacgacgtaactttgcaatggcgttgcagttacgataaaaatatttttgctggttgtttaccgttttaacaattgaggagcattaaaacaacattattatatcaataatcaatgaatgtagttacgtcgtcagttcaatcgcgacgtgtcaggaacgcattctctgaatggccgaactataacactaAGAAAAGacatatgtttaattaaaaaaggtcACAATCACATAGCCCATATGAGTCATACTGGCTGATTGTAATTaagtatgtttgtttttataaaaaaaaatatatgtttatggTCCTAGTGTCAGTCCTGTTAAAAATGTACTTTGCTAAGGAAAAtgttacttatttcttttacgAATGCATTAATTATTGTGTTTTACCTTTGGCTAATTATTTTCCTGTTAGAAAGCGCTCagatatttaatgaaatatataattaataactttagagactacacaaatacaaacaaatgtttttttcattaatagAATTGGTTTAGAttgcaattataatattttttgcaatactAGAAAGCTGTTGATTATGTAATGATTacttaaaagaaattaactgtcTGGCCAAAATAATTAGAGTGTGACAGAAGAttctttttgttgttgttaaaCATTTGGCCACTGTAATAGCCCAAATGTGCATCATGGTTGAGAAACAGCCATAAAAAGGTTGTTTCACCATCAATTGTTGTGTATTACAGActggaaaataaaattcaagtaaTTAGACCATAATTACCTGCCTATTTAGCATCTATAACATCCTATGATGTATTTTGCACTGGTAATTAGGAAGTCTTTGAATATTTTGGGCTCCAAAACGTGTTCCAAGTTCAAATGCTACTCACCTAAGACTTTATTAACAACATCACAATTCTGCTCGATCTCATGAAGCCACCTCTTGACATTGGCGAAGGACTCCCCGTTCGTGACATCGTAGACCACGATGACGCCGTGCGTTCCTCTGTAGTACGTACTCGTTATCGTCCTGAACCTCTCCTGGCCTGCCGTATCCCATATCTGTAGCTTCACTCGCTCACCGTTTATTTCTAAAGTTCTTATTTTGAAATCGACCCCTATCGTAGTAATGTAACTACCGGAGAATGTGTTGTCGGCGAATCGCAGGAGAAGACAGCTTTTACCCACACCTAAAACATATCAACATTACACCGTTGACTAAACTGCACAAACCATTATTCGGTTACGAAGTTTTAACATCACAGGCCTCGCCCACTCACCACTGTCACCGATAATCAGCAGTTTGAAAAGGTGGTCAAACTCTCGCGCCATGGTTTCAGATAGTTATAACTATTACACTAATTGGTCATATGTTCACtattaatgttaaaaatgtatttattacaacTTTAACTAcggaaatattattaaaactcaTGCCGTTAACGTTATACTTCCATCACTTTACAATCGGTCGCCATCATTGTTTTCAATTGCCAGTTGGAAAAAGAAAAATCACAGACGacagttttaattgtttttcttgCTTATGGTACCTTAAAaccttgtataaataaaaacttaatttattcacAAAGGAAAAATGAAATGTCTGTAAAAGATGGAAATATTTGTGAATGAAATGCATTCATTCAGTGCTCAATCACCACACGAGTGACGATGGGAATCTACTAATCTAGATAATGGGAGGGTGAGGCGGAGTGGGACTGCGCCTcgcattattatttaaagagaaattatttaatttaagattCTGAACAAAGTCGGCAACCCGTGTCCTTGAATTCAGTAATATCGAATTCAATGCAATGTATTCTTTTGCCAGTTTAAATTATTCCTGTACTACTCTTCCGCTGGATTCGACTGCAGGACTGGAATAACCAGGAATAACCTAATCCCGACATTTTCTTTCCTTTGGTTTCTTTCCATTGGTAAATGGTAACATTTGAAGTTGTAAATGACGCATCTTTTTTGTGATGAGTGCGTTTCGTTTGCGATTTATGAGTAAGACAACCTGTCAACAAACTGTCAGATTAAGTGTCAAACGCTTTAGGTGTGGTACggataatataaattttaagaaattTCGAAACAATGTCGGCAACCTTAAAGCCATATTTAACAGCAGTTCGCCACACGCTTACTGCGGCGATGTGTTTAGAGCACTTTTCGTCACAAGTGGTAGAGCGATACAACAAACCCGAGGTCGAGGTTAGAACAAGCAAAGAGCTCCTACTGAATCCAGTGATAATTTCACGAAATGCGAACGAGAAAGTGCTGATCGAGTCGTCAATAAACTCTATTAGAGTGAGCATTATGATTAAGCAAGCAGACGAGATCGAAAAGATTCTGTGCAAAAAGTTTATGCGGTTCATGATGATGAGAGCGGAAAACTTCATCGTATTGAGGCGGAAACCGGTTGACGGATATCATATCAGTTTCTTAATAACAAATTTCCACACCGAGCAAATGTATAAACACAAGTTGGTCGATTTCGTGATATACTTCATGGAGGAAATCGATAAGGAAATTAGTGAAATGAAACTGGCTGTAAACGCGCGCGCCAGAATCTGCTCTGAGGAGTTCTTGAAGAGATTCTAAACTTGAATTTAAACGTAATCGCATGGGTATGACTAATAGGAATATGAAGTATGTAGTGCTACACTGTGAATTGGTGTATTTTCCTTATGGCTGATGTATGTTTGTAGACATTACACACAGTCCCTTATTGAAGGAATCCTAACCATTGCAATAACTTTAACCTGGTTATTAAGGGGTAATGCTTGTGTATTAGTCTTAAAGGGTGAACCTATATATTCATGAACAATTACTcaatatattaaatacttatCTGATGCTTTTTGATTGCATCTGTTAGgcatgttttttaatttataagcaGTATTGTTTTAAGTATGTAAAGTTATCAGAATTGAGATAGCTTAATTAGtatcatttcattttaaatattaaggagagtataatataaaaaaagaattccAAAAAACTTGAGGCATTTAAAACTTCATTTTGACTTGTAAATGATGATtgtattatacattttaataaaatatttttattaatttttgtttatttatttatagggtAAAGAAAACATGCAATGGATTTATTAggatctttatttaaataatgttataattatttctcactaacaaataattttacatgaaaccataatatatattaatttGGTCAGCTATTTCAACTAAtagattttctttttacttatAAAGCTGGCTGTATCTATTATTCTGTGGGATTGGACTTAACATCTTGCCTGGGAACATTGTGTccagtaattttataaaattttccaATTATGACTACCTGATACATAACACCAATCTATTAAATGTGAAGCAGGCCCTAAGTATCCACATATTTATATCTTGAAAAACTGTTGAGCAAACTaaactattatagttcggccattcagagaatgcgttcctgacacgtcgcgattgaactgacgacgtaactttgcaatggcgttgcagttacgataaaaatatttttgctggttgtttaccgttttaacaattgaggagcattaaaacaacattattatatcaataatcaatgaatgttattacgtcgtcagttcaatcgcgacgtgtcaggaacgcattctctgaatggccgaactatagtagggtAAATCACACTGaaatcaattataaaatatttcccaTTTTAAATCTTATTGCCAAACAAAAGAGTTCATATTAACTCAAACCATTCTCTTTGTCTAGCGGCAAGATTTAAAATGGATAAAATTCTTTTTGCTACTAGGAGTCATAGATtgctatacaaaagctgtcatcTCTATGgaatgatataaaatatagaaGGCCCTTAAACTAGATTCAGACATCAACATTAACATTTAAACCATACTTGAAATTGGTGCTCAAAGTGGTTTTTCGTGAACCTTTCATATCCACTAGAAGACATTTAATTTAATCTATAATGCATATAGCTGGAAAAGTTAGGCAACTATGTTTGCAATGTTGCCGGACTACCAGAAGTAGACATTTGTCCCCAGTGAGTACAATGGTcaacatttatggccttactacaaaaacttaaacccctgttttacacttgtctaaaaaaaatttggctgcagaatgaaccatatgtcaacgtcataatttgacatttttttagacaaggcataaactgacgtttaaaagtttttgtggtaagacggttattggTTTGTAACAATTAGGCAAAATTGATAATCCtcttataacaaaatatttcaaagagtCAAAATATTCAAGCCTTTGCAAAGAGAAATATTACACTATAGAGCTCATGGTTCTGCAGATACCGATGCAAAAGATGTtctcaattttttattgaaaatagcaAGGCTCGTCGAGCGTAACATAAGCTTTAGAGAATGCTTTACGCTCTTTATAACTAAcacatacaaattatttaatttactgaACACTGGAAAGAATGCAAAGCAACCAAAAATTAACAATCATGAATTCTATATTCaacttgatataaaaaaatggaataattgtTGCAGGTTTTCATAGCTGtcttaagccatgtattcactgagaaacaattgtttataaacactgtttcagaaacaatatctacgtgtttctgaaacaaataattttgtttcagaaacatataattttgtttctgtggacgatgtggtcggcagtttctgaaacattgttgctgtaaacatctacgtgatgtttcagaaactgtgtatctgaaatattgtttcccagtgaatacatggctttaaagGAGCTTCCATGAGCATTAATATAGaagaaaaaagatataattatagttcggccattcagagaatgcgttcctgacacgtcgcgattgaactgacgacgtaactacattcattgattattgatataataatgttgttttaatgctcctcaattgttaaaacggtaaacaaccagcaaaaatatttttatcgtaactgcaacgccattgcaaagttacgtcgtcagttcaatcgcgacgtgtcaggaacgcattctctgaatggccgaactatagccgCCGAATTTTAGCATAGGTACTCATTAGAACAAACTCCTGCTTTGCATCTTCAGAAGTCATTTTGCCCAATAATAGTGACGTGTGAAGCTGTGATAGGCAACTAGGAAGGCTTAGTAACAATTTACATATGATCTGCGCGTCTTTTACCCAATGATTGAGCATGCCTAAAAACAATCGGACATTGtcgataatatatttttagagaaGCATTAAACTGGCTATGTATTCGGCGGCTAACCACGAGCGAGGTTTACATTTGTGTGACAACATCTCTTATACTTTACAAACAATTAACTTTATAAAAGTGCAGTGTTTTCACTTAATATTTTCTACGTtataattgtttaaattaatgtgCGGGAAAAGCATTTCTGCAAGCTTTTGCTGTTTGCTGCAAGTACATTCGAACGCCAAGCTCCAATGCTCAATAATTTGACAATCACAACTTTATAAAACACTCTAGATATCTTTTGTGTGTTGTTTAGTAGGCGAAGCAGCGATATCGTATCTAGTGATAACGTGACAATGAAAGTCGAGCCCTGAAATGAGTCATGTAAAATTAAGTACGTACAGTATTATTTGGGtctgataaataattttaaaggcaTACCTAAAAATTGGATTATGGTTTTCTGTTCTCTATCTatatagttattatttaaaaaaaataatttcatatgaCCAATTAATTTTTAAGGTGCAAATCTTGTTTACAGTACAAATGACATAGATTTCTCGGCTATTGAGTTTTCTGCGCAAAAGATCTGTTATGAAATGCGCGGGTTATCGAAGGTAACCAGCATTAcctaatttgaaaaaagaaatgTTACCACATAAAAAAAACCGACAAGACTGCTCCGCCCACTTCCAACATGGCGAGTAAAAAATCTAACATTAACTACTTATACTCAGTTCTTGGACTTTGCAGTTCTCAACGTGAAGCCCTCGCCCTTGAAAGCCGTGAAGGGTTCTGAGGGCGTCTCCTCCTTGGCGCTGGGCGGCCGGGAGTTCCTGATGAACCTGAGAGTGCCTATCACGTAGTCGTAGTCCGGGATGCCTCTGACGTACGGCTAGAAGGAAGGAAACTTATTTCAATGCCtataaaatagaattttaaacTGTTTCCTTAAAGGAAGTAGAAATAGTTTCACTTGTAGTATGTACAACTTTGATAACGAACAGGTCTATTTTCATATTTGTGGTCAAATATGGATGGCCACACACAATCGCTCTTTAAATAAGTCTCACAAAGGGGGTATCTTGTTTTTAGGtactgggttgatgaggtcagaaGGGCAGTTActccatgtaaagcactggtacttagctgcatcaaGTCAGATAGGAATTttgaaaaggctaagcagatagATGATGagtcagtggcggatttaccaataggccaagtaggccagtgcctagagcggcagatttagaggggcggcaaattttgcgaatttttttacagtttttttttttttataattatacgagtacacaatccatatataaataaacgattaataaactcactgtaatatatgcttaggtttatgtgatcatgaattttaaaatattccaatagcgtttcaataaaaataaattgaaaaatccgctcgcttcgctcgcggtttcttcatcttttctggtttattctgcgctctttgagtccaatctaacaaaaagttaaagcaccgaagtagcaaaaacaactgacgctctacgctgacgatttctaagctgttcaggaggtggaggacttttgtgtcccaaataatttcgcttttgtgtcctcaaaactcaacaaattaaatattaaaattcctccaaaacaggaaatatggtctatagtgcaagcttactcaccaacagagcagtcatctactttaaaaatcgatgcattttactcaactctcaacatcgccctaaaaaagtacacatgcaaacactgcatagtaatgggagatttcaatgctcagattggaagtccccgaaatggagaagatattgtacttggcccttacatcagagggaaaagaacaaggaacggacaaaaactaatagaaatggcgatggaaaataacatgaggataatgaacagcctattcaagaaaagaacttcaaaaagatggacttgggaatcgccaggcggcagtttcaaaaacgaaattgattacatcttaacaaatagaccaaaattaattgacgactgcggcaccatttatctaaattttaatagcgaccaccgagtcctcagagcacgtctgagcaggtcaatgggcactattaaaagtcgacccttcaaagtcagaagaccaacaccaaataacaaacaaatgttaaacaccatcaaagacaaactgaaattagtgacagaatcatcctttaagggtataaatactcagcagaagtacaacatactacatgaaatattgacattgagaccagaacctgatactaaatataatacgaaggataagaaaaacttgtcagagaaagtaaatacactcctagaagcaagatcaaaactgttaaatactacaaagaaaacaaaaattatcagaaacaaaataagcgaaataagtaaagaaatcaaaaaccaaataagaaaagacagagaacgcactaggcgtgaaacttttgaaaaatacataagcaaaaccggaggtattaaaaagctctaaaaactttaaaagaaaagaaaaactggatacccaatatgaaagaccgactttcgaaaacgaaaacaaaaagatatgatatactgtcaatagcaactacattctacgaaaacctttactccagcaagaaccaaatagtaaacaccgacttaaataacaccgacgcggttccacctatactaatagaagaaatatacaaggcaatagaaacacagaagaaggataaagctcccggccctgataatatcagcaacgaattacttacagattgtaaaaacgagcTAGGACTactacttaaacacattttcaacgacatattgcacaccgaggaaatgcacagtggactacatcaacaataatcctactccataaaaagggggacaaaggagaaattaacaactacagaccaataagcctaatgtcgaacattacaaaatttttgcaaaaattgtcctaaggcgaataaccaaaactcttgatgaaaaccagcccaaggaacaggctggcttccggtcaggctattcaacattggaccatatactaacggtaagacaactttttgaaaaagccaaagagtttaaagtgcccttctactgttgcttcatcgatttcaacaaggcatttgactcaatagaacaca is from Helicoverpa zea isolate HzStark_Cry1AcR chromosome 19, ilHelZeax1.1, whole genome shotgun sequence and encodes:
- the LOC124639394 gene encoding ras-related protein Rab-35, whose amino-acid sequence is MAREFDHLFKLLIIGDSGVGKSCLLLRFADNTFSGSYITTIGVDFKIRTLEINGERVKLQIWDTAGQERFRTITSTYYRGTHGVIVVYDVTNGESFANVKRWLHEIEQNCDVVNKVLVGNKNDCPSRKVVVTEDAQRFANQMNIPLFETSAKENINVEEMFLTITKMVLRSKLEMKERQNVTSKDTVHLKSNIKTRKKCC
- the LOC124639807 gene encoding actin-related protein 2/3 complex subunit 4 produces the protein MSATLKPYLTAVRHTLTAAMCLEHFSSQVVERYNKPEVEVRTSKELLLNPVIISRNANEKVLIESSINSIRVSIMIKQADEIEKILCKKFMRFMMMRAENFIVLRRKPVDGYHISFLITNFHTEQMYKHKLVDFVIYFMEEIDKEISEMKLAVNARARICSEEFLKRF